Sequence from the Streptomyces sp. R33 genome:
AGCCATTTCCCGCCGCCGATCCACGCGTGATGGTGGTCGCAGAGCAGATCGGCGGCGGCATTGACCACGTACCCGGCCACGGCCAGACGCTCGATGGGGTCACTCGCGTCAGCGAGGTCGTCCAGTGCGTCCGTCAGCCCGTAGCGTTTCGTATCGACGGTCTCCGGATCCAGTGGAGACGGACCTTCGCGAAGGTCCGCTTCGGCCAGGGCGCGAGCGCGGCCGGCCTGGCCATTGGAATCGACCAGAACGAGACCGGAGGCGTACATGTTCTGAAGGACCGCCCGCCGTGCGGCGATGTCTGCGGCGAAGAGCTCGAGGAGACCGGTGCGAGTGTGGACGAAGAGTTCTACGACACGTTCCTCGAACCGGATCGTTTCCCGGCAGG
This genomic interval carries:
- a CDS encoding nucleotidyltransferase domain-containing protein — its product is MHADPIDQARRLVRSRFPDALSVVLAGSTATGRVTASSDLDIAVLIEDGGVTCRETIRFEERVVELFVHTRTGLLELFAADIAARRAVLQNMYASGLVLVDSNGQAGRARALAEADLREGPSPLDPETVDTKRYGLTDALDDLADASDPIERLAVAGYVVNAAADLLCDHHHAWIGGGKWLPRRLLEADPQRGAALLEGHHHLCGSGDPTALISAASKVLDLVGGPLREGYRRTWHGTIDSVAAAR